The following are encoded together in the Coffea arabica cultivar ET-39 chromosome 1c, Coffea Arabica ET-39 HiFi, whole genome shotgun sequence genome:
- the LOC140003657 gene encoding F-box/kelch-repeat protein OR23-like, giving the protein MAPPYSWMSTEEVQLQTLTLTLIPGLPNDLASLILAFIPYSHQSRLKSVSKSWKLFLSSGTLISLRQSLLPSSARSHLLCIFPQDPSISSPYLFDPKNLAWRELPAMPCNPHAYGLCNFTSISVGPHLYVIGGSLFDTRSFPLDRPCSSSSTFRFNFLNWKWESLSSMLSPRGSFACAVIPNSNKIVVAGGGSRHPMYGAAGSRMSSVEMYDIGKDEWVPLDGLPRFRAGCVGFFVGNGEEKEFWVMGGYGECRTISGVFPVDEYYKDAVVMELKSGGKWREVGDMWEEGERRMLGKIVVLEGDGWHVPAIFMLDRGDIFRYDMASNQWLKETSVPRKASDESSVGFVALDGELHVLTLLDGIKLPDTQKLRRNKRSAALLLQIYHPKKERWRSVITKPPFNRPLNFRMAVICAIGL; this is encoded by the exons ATGGCGCCGCCGTATTCGTGGATGTCGACTGAAGAGGTTCAGTTACAGACCCTAACTCTAACCCTAATTCCTGGTCTCCCCAACGATCTAGCATCTTTGATTCTAGCATTTATTCCTTATTCTCATCAATCCCGCCTCAAATCCGTTTCTAAGTCATGGAAATTGTTCCTCTCTTCCGGAACCCTAATTTCTCTCCGCCAATCCCTGCTTCCATCCTCCGCCCGCTCTCACCTACTCTGTATTTTCCCTCAGGACCCTTCAATTTCCTCTCCTTACCTTTTCGACCCCAAAAATCTGGCCTGGCGTGAGCTCCCGGCCATGCCCTGTAACCCTCACGCCTATGGCCTCTGTAATTTCACTTCCATTTCCGTCGGGCCTCACTTATACGTAATTGGCGGATCCCTCTTCGATACTCGCTCCTTCCCTCTCGACCGCCCCTGCTCTTCTTCCTCCACCTTCCGTTTTAATTTCCTGAATTGGAAGTGGGAGTCTCTCTCTTCTATGCTCTCCCCGAGGGGAAGTTTTGCCTGCGCCGTGATTCCAAATTCAAATAAGATTGTCGTGGCTGGGGGTGGGTCGAGGCATCCCATGTATGGGGCGGCTGGGAGTAGGATGAGCTCGGTAGAGATGTATGATATTGGTAAGGATGAGTGGGTGCCACTGGATGGATTGCCGAGGTTTAGAGCTGGGTGCGTTGGGTTTTTCGTTGGAAATGGAGAGGAGAAGGAGTTTTGGGTGATGGGAGGGTATGGCGAGTGTCGGACCATCTCTGGAGTGTTCCCTGTGGATGAGTATTATAAGGATGCTGTCGTGATGGAGTTGAAGAGCGGTGGCAAGTGGAGGGAGGTTGGCGACATGTGGGAGGAAGGGGAGAGGAGAATGCTGGGAAAGATCGTTGTTCTCGAGGGTGACGGTTGGCATGTTCCTGCCATTTTCATGCTTGACAGGGGTGACATCTTCAG ATACGACATGGCTTCTAATCAGTGGTTAAAGGAGACAAGTGTCCCTAGAAAAGCATCAGATGAGTCATCAGTCGGTTTTGTTGCACTGGATGGAGAGCTGCATGTACTAACGCTTTTAGATGGAATTAAACTACCAGACACTCAGAAATTAAGACGGAACAAGAGGTCAGCAGCACTTCTGTTACAGATATATCATCCTAAGAAGGAGAGGTGGCGATCCGTGATTACGAAGCCACCATTCAATCGCCCTTTAAATTTCAGGATGGCTGTTATATGCGCCATTGGACTATAG